The following coding sequences are from one Candidatus Obscuribacterales bacterium window:
- a CDS encoding CAP domain-containing protein translates to MTLGSPAYAEGAYDWAQIEQDIITVQNQARQDPASLIPLLEERLANMDDAGRILNSCGPNCHLQTREGKQAVQEAIDFLRQQAAIPSLDAAPNVAQAAKVHAQDQASGSTGHAGSDGSTAAQRLDRTGALNISSGENIAYGPSTGQRVVLDLIVDDGVPSRGHRTNIFDPSWTHTGAGCGPHAGYRIVCVINYTRFTNQFNVVNNSSVNLEAVTLGDMNILGDALAPGETREITLSAEQCEGSLGLQMSGYLPASMPSSMVCGSTLTVDPDNYFELSFQ, encoded by the coding sequence TTGACTCTGGGTTCCCCAGCCTATGCCGAAGGAGCCTATGACTGGGCGCAGATTGAGCAAGATATTATTACCGTACAAAACCAAGCCCGCCAAGATCCAGCCAGCTTGATCCCGTTGTTGGAAGAACGCCTAGCTAATATGGATGATGCGGGTAGAATACTGAACAGTTGTGGCCCTAACTGTCATCTTCAAACCCGGGAAGGAAAGCAAGCTGTTCAAGAAGCCATTGATTTTTTGCGTCAACAGGCGGCGATTCCTTCCCTAGACGCTGCACCTAATGTTGCCCAGGCAGCTAAAGTCCATGCGCAAGATCAGGCTAGTGGTAGCACGGGGCACGCTGGCTCTGATGGCAGTACTGCTGCACAACGGTTAGACCGCACCGGAGCGCTTAATATATCTAGTGGTGAAAATATTGCCTATGGGCCGAGCACGGGGCAACGAGTGGTGCTGGATTTAATTGTTGATGATGGCGTGCCTAGTCGGGGGCATCGTACCAATATTTTTGACCCTAGCTGGACACATACTGGAGCGGGCTGCGGTCCCCATGCAGGGTATCGTATCGTCTGCGTTATTAACTACACCAGATTTACAAATCAGTTTAATGTAGTCAATAACAGTAGTGTTAACCTAGAGGCTGTAACCCTCGGCGACATGAACATTTTGGGCGATGCTCTGGCACCTGGCGAAACTCGGGAAATCACGTTGAGTGCCGAGCAGTGTGAAGGTAGTCTGGGCTTGCAGATGAGTGGCTATCTTCCAGCCAGTATGCCAAGTAGCATGGTATGTGGTTCCACGTTAACCGTTGACCCAGATAACTACTTTGAGCTTTCGTTTCAATAA
- a CDS encoding orange carotenoid-binding protein, with the protein MPFTIESARSIFPGTLSADAVPATIARFTQLNAEDQLALIWFAYLEMGKTITIAAPGAANMQFAENTLNEIRQMSFQEQSQAMCDLANRADTPICRTYSMWSSNIKLGFWYQLGQWMDEGLVAPIPEGYQLSANAAAVLQAIRNLESGQQITVLRNSVVDMGFDPKKLGSYQSVAEPIVPPVVADKRTTVTIEGIDNPTVLSYMNNMNANDFDALIQLFTDDGALQPPFQRPIVGRDAVLKFFREDCQNLKLMPERGVLEPADEGYTQIKVTGKVQTPWFGAAVGMNMAWRFLLTPENKIYFVAIDLLASPKELLNLTR; encoded by the coding sequence ATGCCCTTTACCATTGAATCAGCCCGCAGTATTTTTCCCGGCACCCTTTCTGCCGATGCTGTGCCAGCTACAATTGCTCGATTCACTCAACTGAATGCCGAAGATCAACTAGCGCTGATTTGGTTTGCCTACCTGGAAATGGGAAAAACCATCACCATCGCGGCTCCCGGTGCAGCCAACATGCAGTTTGCCGAAAATACGTTGAACGAAATTCGGCAAATGTCTTTCCAAGAGCAGTCCCAAGCCATGTGTGACTTGGCGAACCGGGCTGACACCCCTATCTGCCGCACCTACTCCATGTGGTCATCGAACATCAAGCTTGGCTTCTGGTACCAGCTTGGACAGTGGATGGATGAAGGTCTCGTCGCTCCCATTCCTGAAGGCTATCAGCTTTCCGCCAATGCCGCCGCTGTCCTGCAAGCCATCCGTAACCTAGAGTCTGGTCAACAGATCACCGTGTTGCGCAATTCGGTCGTAGACATGGGCTTTGATCCCAAAAAGCTCGGTTCCTACCAAAGCGTAGCCGAGCCTATCGTGCCGCCTGTGGTAGCCGATAAGCGGACAACCGTTACCATTGAAGGGATTGATAACCCCACCGTGCTGAGCTACATGAACAACATGAATGCCAACGACTTTGATGCGTTGATTCAATTGTTCACCGATGATGGTGCGCTTCAGCCTCCCTTCCAACGTCCGATTGTCGGTCGTGATGCAGTTTTGAAGTTCTTCCGGGAAGACTGCCAAAACCTCAAGCTAATGCCCGAACGAGGTGTTTTGGAACCCGCTGATGAAGGCTACACCCAAATCAAAGTCACCGGCAAGGTACAAACTCCTTGGTTTGGTGCTGCTGTGGGTATGAACATGGCTTGGCGTTTCTTACTCACCCCTGAGAATAAGATCTACTTTGTGGCTATTGACCTCTTGGCATCACCCAAAGAACTGTTAAATCTTACCCGTTAA
- a CDS encoding fatty acid desaturase, protein MASSPESMARRPLSESGNWLGVGWAIALFLTWIGSLLGLLYIPIAQLPWLVVLVAIIGRTVLQTGLFIVAHDAMHLSLLPQHPRLNHAMGHVAVGLYAFLSYQHCRQQHRDHHRCPAQLGDPDFHDGVHCHPVAWYLKFMGEYLSGYRLVHLVFSWIGVLGILVYGFQVSPINAIAFWVGPLVLSSFQLFIFGTYLPHRHSNQGTPNRHRAVSSGYPVWLSFLTCYHLGYHWEHHEYPHLPWYRLPAARR, encoded by the coding sequence ATGGCGTCTTCCCCTGAGTCAATGGCTCGCCGCCCCCTCTCTGAATCAGGGAACTGGCTGGGCGTGGGATGGGCGATCGCACTTTTCCTTACTTGGATAGGAAGCCTGCTGGGGCTTCTGTATATACCTATCGCTCAGCTCCCTTGGCTGGTTGTCCTGGTTGCGATTATAGGGCGTACAGTTCTCCAAACCGGTTTGTTTATCGTTGCCCACGATGCAATGCATCTCAGCCTTTTGCCCCAACATCCCCGGCTCAATCATGCCATGGGTCATGTTGCGGTCGGTCTGTATGCATTTCTATCCTACCAACACTGCCGCCAGCAGCATCGCGACCACCATCGCTGTCCTGCTCAACTTGGCGACCCTGATTTCCACGACGGAGTGCATTGTCATCCGGTGGCCTGGTATCTCAAGTTTATGGGGGAGTACCTGTCGGGCTACCGCTTAGTGCATCTCGTTTTCAGTTGGATTGGAGTATTGGGTATCTTGGTGTATGGCTTTCAGGTATCGCCCATCAATGCGATCGCCTTTTGGGTCGGCCCACTTGTACTCAGTTCTTTCCAGCTTTTTATCTTTGGGACATATCTACCCCATCGTCACAGTAATCAGGGAACCCCTAATCGCCATCGAGCCGTGAGCAGCGGCTATCCCGTTTGGCTGTCGTTTCTCACCTGCTATCATTTGGGCTACCACTGGGAGCATCACGAGTATCCCCATCTGCCTTGGTACCGCCTGCCGGCTGCCCGCCGGTAA
- a CDS encoding FHA domain-containing protein, translating into MSDPPLRLQLSWEDPATGELRTPVLSLPIALGRDFAHMPAQFDGQRVSRMVLDSGQVSRFHALLRQAGDEVVVDDQRSSNGTFVNGDRQASAVLSEGDRLLIGPYTLTLTWSTEGQTEPSESETSTNSTILFPEASAPTSGASFPPPLFQQPHVSLRDLMDTGLPIREFDYVALGAGLGSFIWVDLLRLGGVSAQQILSIGMEAVPYARYQRLCLNSQIPPHERLRSNSDSCPDNIWGWPSYALREAWDDLGRGKLAPALRYLWQVFAEPTLAETYTPRSGRVFASIDREAARIGWNHCFDYGRIRSIRQTTDGRYAIAYSRSTADRRDHAFVVARYLHLATGYPAIQFLPDLQAYRAATHDFKTVVNAYEEHDHVYQHLETFGGTVMIRGRGIVASRVVQRIYEARQTNSQIYLLHLMRSPKPSGHRFRTAQRQVKNHYELQPFNWPKACWGGDLQVMLEQASPAERQRLLADWGGTTTADRRDWQQIVQEGLRQGWYKIEFGEVERVEPSADQGTLTYIRDRDFKGTRQLQADFIIDATGLDAQVSANPLLDDLVTCYGLPLNPLGRLAVSEDFELPDLRSGQGRVYAAGAMTLGGPYAAVDSFLGLQYAALRSVDSLAAAKAPSLHRLSGGRSLLQWMKWVINVAP; encoded by the coding sequence ATGAGTGATCCGCCTCTCCGTTTGCAACTAAGTTGGGAAGACCCGGCCACGGGGGAACTGCGAACTCCTGTGCTATCGTTGCCGATCGCCCTCGGGCGAGACTTTGCCCACATGCCAGCTCAGTTTGACGGGCAACGGGTGTCGCGCATGGTGCTAGACAGTGGCCAGGTGTCGCGATTCCACGCCTTGCTCCGGCAAGCGGGGGATGAGGTAGTGGTAGACGATCAGCGCAGCAGCAATGGCACCTTCGTGAATGGCGATCGCCAAGCATCCGCCGTCCTCAGCGAGGGCGATCGCCTGCTGATTGGCCCCTACACGCTAACGTTAACCTGGTCTACCGAGGGACAGACTGAGCCGTCCGAGTCCGAGACCTCAACCAACTCCACCATTCTGTTTCCTGAAGCTAGCGCACCGACATCGGGAGCCTCCTTTCCACCACCACTCTTTCAGCAGCCCCACGTATCTCTGCGGGATCTCATGGATACAGGGCTACCCATCCGCGAATTTGACTATGTGGCCCTCGGGGCAGGGCTCGGTAGCTTTATCTGGGTGGATCTATTGCGACTGGGCGGGGTGTCCGCTCAGCAGATTCTGAGCATTGGCATGGAAGCAGTGCCCTACGCCCGCTACCAACGTCTTTGCCTCAATTCCCAAATTCCTCCCCATGAACGGCTGCGTTCTAACTCAGACTCTTGCCCAGACAATATCTGGGGTTGGCCGAGCTACGCTCTGCGGGAAGCTTGGGATGATCTGGGTCGCGGCAAGCTTGCCCCTGCCCTACGGTACCTGTGGCAGGTCTTTGCCGAACCGACGCTGGCAGAAACCTATACGCCGCGATCGGGGCGGGTGTTTGCCTCCATCGACCGCGAAGCTGCGCGCATTGGCTGGAACCATTGTTTTGACTACGGGCGGATTCGCTCCATTCGCCAAACTACAGATGGACGGTATGCGATCGCCTATTCTCGTTCCACCGCCGATCGCCGCGACCATGCCTTTGTCGTCGCCCGCTACCTGCATCTAGCAACCGGCTACCCCGCCATTCAGTTTCTGCCCGATCTGCAGGCCTATCGAGCCGCCACCCATGACTTTAAAACGGTGGTCAATGCCTACGAAGAGCATGACCATGTCTATCAACACCTGGAAACCTTCGGCGGCACCGTGATGATTCGGGGACGGGGGATTGTGGCATCGCGGGTGGTGCAGCGCATTTATGAAGCCCGTCAAACCAACTCCCAGATCTATCTGCTCCATCTGATGCGATCGCCCAAACCCAGTGGACATCGCTTTCGGACTGCCCAGCGACAGGTGAAAAATCATTACGAACTGCAGCCCTTTAATTGGCCCAAAGCCTGCTGGGGCGGCGATCTGCAGGTGATGCTGGAGCAAGCTAGTCCTGCGGAACGTCAACGGCTGCTGGCAGATTGGGGCGGCACCACCACCGCCGATCGCCGTGACTGGCAGCAGATTGTCCAAGAGGGATTACGCCAAGGCTGGTACAAAATTGAGTTTGGAGAGGTGGAACGGGTGGAGCCGAGTGCTGACCAGGGCACCTTAACCTATATTCGCGATCGCGACTTTAAAGGTACCCGCCAACTGCAAGCCGATTTTATTATTGATGCCACGGGCCTAGATGCCCAGGTGTCTGCCAATCCACTGTTGGATGATCTGGTCACCTGCTATGGCTTACCCTTGAATCCCCTAGGACGCCTGGCTGTATCCGAGGATTTTGAACTTCCTGACCTGCGATCGGGGCAAGGGCGAGTCTATGCGGCAGGGGCGATGACCTTGGGCGGCCCCTACGCAGCGGTAGATAGCTTTTTGGGTCTTCAGTATGCGGCGC
- a CDS encoding ABC transporter substrate-binding protein translates to MQQHRWRRSLSILLILLLWGMAGCQPLQARDSDGIQHLTLWHGVNPPANRDVLDNLVAQFNQSHDQIELEALYVGQGDQQIPKILTAVLGQSPPDLLWYAPMLTGQLVELDAIRPLDDWYAQTKILDDLDPSLYEAIALEDHLWSVPFGVNNVGIFYRPSLFTEAGIAEVPHTWDDLRQVAQQLTDRDAQPSRHGILLPLGKGEWTVFMWLSFLWSASGDLLDHGQIHLVTPEAIAALHLWQDLVADGSALLSQPERGYELTDFLAGKVAMQLTGPWTLRELRSTGVDFAVMPIPMDQQPATAIGGENLFIFRTHPEREQAALQAAEFLVSESAQTQWAIGTGYLPVKLRSRQSEAYQAVVQDQPALQIFLDQAKQGRSRPIVANYNRLSDQLGRAIEAVVLQSKSPEEALSQAQQRLNRILGTSSH, encoded by the coding sequence ATGCAACAGCATCGATGGCGGCGATCGCTCTCTATCTTACTCATCCTTCTGCTTTGGGGGATGGCAGGATGTCAGCCGCTGCAGGCTAGGGACAGCGATGGTATTCAGCACCTTACCCTTTGGCATGGCGTCAATCCACCGGCTAACCGCGACGTCTTAGATAACCTGGTGGCACAGTTTAACCAAAGCCATGATCAAATTGAGCTAGAAGCGCTCTATGTGGGACAGGGTGATCAGCAGATTCCCAAAATCCTCACCGCTGTGCTGGGGCAGTCTCCTCCGGATTTACTGTGGTATGCGCCCATGCTGACAGGGCAGTTGGTGGAATTGGACGCCATCCGTCCCCTGGATGATTGGTATGCACAAACCAAGATACTGGATGACTTGGATCCGAGTTTATATGAAGCGATCGCCCTGGAGGATCATCTTTGGTCGGTGCCCTTTGGGGTGAATAATGTAGGTATTTTCTACCGTCCTAGCTTATTCACAGAAGCTGGTATTGCCGAGGTGCCGCACACCTGGGATGACCTGCGTCAGGTCGCTCAGCAGTTGACAGATAGGGACGCCCAGCCTTCCCGCCATGGCATTCTTTTGCCGCTGGGTAAGGGAGAATGGACGGTGTTTATGTGGCTATCGTTTCTCTGGAGTGCATCCGGGGATCTGCTGGATCATGGTCAGATTCATCTCGTCACGCCAGAGGCGATCGCTGCCCTGCACCTCTGGCAAGATTTGGTGGCAGACGGCTCCGCCCTTCTTTCTCAGCCCGAGCGTGGCTATGAGTTAACGGATTTTCTGGCAGGTAAGGTAGCTATGCAACTGACGGGGCCATGGACCTTGCGAGAGTTGCGGTCAACGGGGGTGGACTTTGCGGTGATGCCGATTCCCATGGATCAGCAACCTGCTACAGCCATAGGCGGCGAGAATTTATTTATCTTTCGCACCCATCCTGAACGGGAGCAGGCCGCGCTGCAGGCCGCTGAATTCCTAGTCAGTGAATCAGCTCAAACTCAGTGGGCGATCGGCACCGGCTATTTACCCGTCAAGCTGCGATCGCGGCAAAGTGAGGCCTACCAAGCTGTGGTGCAAGACCAGCCTGCCCTACAAATTTTCCTCGATCAGGCTAAGCAAGGGCGATCGCGGCCGATTGTTGCCAACTACAATCGTCTGTCTGACCAACTTGGGAGAGCAATCGAAGCCGTGGTGTTACAGTCAAAATCACCGGAAGAAGCTCTATCTCAGGCTCAGCAGCGGCTGAACCGTATTCTTGGAACGTCTTCCCATTAG
- a CDS encoding helicase C-terminal domain-containing protein: protein MIEVEVHQQLRAFLRQQGESCWPHHLTMARLVARALRLGRSSLIQTGAPSGYHGRYRISYLLPALMWTEGVVLVVPAAVQSRLLKVDIPRLQQWISTTKPIQVGDRWPSPSFQGLLITTPEAWLSDRLQHSGHIPDHIPTLVDGIDDLEAWVQNQLTAKVMPNHWDALMRACPTQVDLIRDVRIYLTRSLFQHPDNPYNCYRLDDQEQDTLFDLWRVLQGKGLLDQLPKVWQAFWQQFRYSPHLLWAKIDRAQGHFSLHCRPLELADQLASLWQRQPVILMGGAVELDTQAVVYRQRLGLGDMTCVKFAPDRQQESIQLYVPDRLPFPNTPEFQPAMMLEIRHLLMISAERPGLTVLLVDDTPLKAQVASVLAAEYGSRVQMERTCLDDNGILVSGWQFWQNHQAVFPAPQLLVMATLPIPSLENPLVAGRVAAYKQNRQDWFRLYLLPEALSTLQRAIAPVRETQGVVALLDNRVNHRSYGQQVLEALSPMARLSYVDTSLFPHMDYR from the coding sequence GTGATTGAGGTTGAAGTCCACCAGCAATTGCGTGCCTTCCTGCGCCAGCAGGGAGAATCATGCTGGCCCCATCATCTAACCATGGCGCGGCTAGTGGCGCGGGCCCTGCGCCTAGGGCGCAGTTCGCTGATTCAAACCGGCGCACCGTCGGGCTACCATGGTCGCTATCGCATCAGCTACCTACTGCCGGCCCTCATGTGGACAGAAGGGGTCGTATTAGTAGTGCCGGCGGCGGTGCAGTCGAGGCTGCTGAAGGTTGATATTCCTCGATTACAGCAGTGGATATCCACCACCAAGCCTATTCAGGTGGGCGATCGCTGGCCCTCGCCATCCTTTCAGGGATTGTTGATCACCACACCCGAGGCCTGGTTAAGCGATCGCCTCCAGCACAGCGGCCACATTCCCGACCATATTCCTACCTTAGTTGACGGCATTGATGACCTAGAAGCTTGGGTGCAAAACCAGCTCACCGCCAAGGTAATGCCCAATCACTGGGATGCCTTGATGCGCGCCTGCCCAACCCAGGTTGATCTAATTCGCGATGTCCGAATTTATCTAACGCGATCGCTCTTCCAGCATCCTGACAATCCCTACAACTGCTATCGACTAGACGATCAAGAACAAGATACGTTATTTGATCTATGGCGCGTTCTGCAAGGCAAAGGCTTGTTGGATCAATTACCCAAGGTTTGGCAAGCCTTCTGGCAGCAATTTCGCTATTCTCCCCATCTCCTCTGGGCTAAGATTGACCGAGCCCAAGGTCACTTTTCCCTCCACTGTCGTCCGTTAGAGTTAGCAGATCAACTAGCCTCTCTGTGGCAGCGCCAGCCTGTCATTCTTATGGGCGGGGCTGTAGAACTAGATACGCAAGCCGTCGTCTATCGCCAGCGCCTAGGGTTGGGGGATATGACCTGTGTAAAATTTGCCCCCGATCGCCAGCAGGAAAGCATTCAGCTTTACGTACCCGATCGCCTACCGTTTCCCAATACGCCAGAATTTCAGCCTGCCATGATGCTGGAAATCCGTCATCTGCTGATGATTAGCGCCGAACGACCGGGGTTAACCGTGCTTTTAGTTGATGACACACCCCTCAAGGCGCAAGTTGCCTCCGTTTTAGCCGCAGAGTATGGATCGCGGGTGCAGATGGAGCGAACCTGTTTGGATGACAACGGCATTTTGGTGAGCGGCTGGCAGTTTTGGCAAAACCACCAAGCCGTTTTTCCAGCTCCGCAGCTCTTGGTGATGGCAACCCTGCCCATTCCCTCCCTCGAAAATCCCCTCGTGGCTGGACGAGTCGCGGCCTACAAGCAAAACCGCCAAGACTGGTTTCGCCTCTATCTCCTACCCGAAGCCCTGAGCACCCTGCAGAGAGCGATCGCTCCCGTGCGAGAAACGCAGGGCGTTGTGGCATTGTTGGATAATCGCGTCAATCATCGTAGCTACGGGCAACAGGTTCTAGAAGCCCTCAGCCCCATGGCGCGGCTGAGCTATGTTGACACTAGCTTATTTCCCCATATGGATTATCGCTAA
- a CDS encoding FHA domain-containing protein, translated as MNRLTLEWVEHDQRKSFTVTDQMLTKQVGRVRLGRDPSRCDLVLSHPTVSGLHVELFYDPLRSTFYVQSLRPSNPPLLNHRPILDVEQPLAEGDRLCLGLVELHVGAIVLDTVATIVTTPAVEHSGDTTLPLKPSKPTGPSAYGLKCPRCGQVSSYDYLKSGCPWCGASLAAANSVLMQKP; from the coding sequence ATGAATCGATTGACGCTGGAATGGGTAGAGCATGATCAACGCAAGTCGTTTACGGTGACCGATCAAATGCTCACGAAACAGGTTGGTAGGGTCAGACTTGGACGAGATCCGTCTCGATGTGATTTGGTATTGTCCCATCCCACCGTCTCAGGACTCCATGTCGAACTCTTCTATGATCCCCTACGTTCTACGTTCTACGTGCAAAGCCTACGCCCCAGCAATCCTCCCCTGCTTAATCATCGTCCCATCCTAGACGTCGAGCAGCCGTTAGCCGAGGGCGATCGCCTCTGCCTAGGCCTGGTTGAGCTTCACGTTGGAGCCATTGTCTTAGATACCGTCGCCACCATCGTCACCACTCCTGCGGTTGAGCATTCCGGTGATACGACATTGCCGCTGAAACCGTCTAAACCCACGGGGCCCTCCGCCTACGGACTTAAATGCCCCCGATGTGGTCAAGTTTCATCCTATGACTATCTCAAGTCTGGCTGCCCATGGTGTGGCGCGTCCCTAGCCGCCGCCAACAGCGTGCTCATGCAAAAACCCTAG